CAACATCGTTCCGAGCGCAGGGTCCATCGAGGGTGCAATAGCCTTCGGGGGGCGCTTGCGTAGACATCAACAGCGCTTTTCCTCCATCTTTGGTCCTGCAGATGTCGTCACAGCTTTATGGTCACAAATCCAGGCTTTTTGGAGACCACCGATTGAAGAGCGACTTCATCAGCGTCTGATGGCAATTGGCCCCGAAAAAGCTCTTACCGTCGCTGCGGATAAACATGTGAGAGTCGCCCATCCTGACGAACTCGACATCATCGTTCCAGCTGCTGAGGCCATGTTCATTGAAGAGATTGGATATGCCCCCTACAACGATTACGCGGGAAGTCTTTCTTACCGCAGCGCTAATCTGGCCCTCATTAGGCGTGGCCACACCCTTGCCGCAGTCGAAGATGGTCAGGTCATTTTCAAAGCAGAGTTCGGCTCGGTGGGTTTAGGGGCATGTCAGCTTCAAGGGGTCTGGGTAACGCCTACCCGGCGTGGCCAGGGGGTAGCTGTTCCGGCGCTCGCGGCGTGTGTTGAGTATGCCCGTGCTCATGTCGCACCTGTTGTGACGTTGTACGTCAATGACTACAACGAGCCAGCTGTTGCTGCGTATCGACGCGTGGGATTCGAGGAAGTGGGCGAATTTGCCACCGTTTTGCTGTGAATCTTGGGGTGAGAGGGCGTGGAGCTCTTTGTGCGCAGCTCCTGGTTGACCGTAACTGTGCGCTGCTCTGGGCTGGCGAGCACTTAAGCTAGTTATCAACCACAGTTCTCTTCTTTGCCAGTGAGGCCCACGTGAGCGTTACGCGCATGTCAAATCTTTTCCTGCGGACTCTCCGCGATGACCCATCTGACGCCGAGTTGCCAGGGCATCGCAAACTCGTCCGCGCTGGGTATGTTCGTCGCTCTGCGCCAGGTGTGTACTCGTGGATGCCACTGGGACTACGGGTGCTTCGCAAAGTTGAGCAGATCGTACGCACCGAGATGAATGCGATTGGTGGGCAGGAGCTGCTGTTCCCTGCCTTGTTGCCGCGTGAGCCCTATGAGGCAACAAATCGGTGGAGTGAATACGGGGAAAATCTTTTCCGCGTGAAGGATCGCAAGGGGGCCGATATGCTCCTTGGTCCTACTCATGAGGAAATGTTCACTCTGGCCGTTAAGGACATGTACAACTCGTACAAGGATCTTCCGGCCACTCTCTACCAATTCCAGAACAAGTACCGTGATGAAGCGCGTCCGCGCGGTGGTTTGTTGCGTGGACGTGAGTTCTTCATGAAGGACTCTTACTCGTTTGATATTGACGATGCTGGTCTCGAAGCCGCATATCAGCGCCATCGTGAGGCATACATTCGCATCTTCGAGGCGCTGGGACTTGAGTTCGTCGTCGTGAAGGCGACTTCTGGGGCGATGGGTGGCTCTGCAAGTGAAGAGTTTCTCGCAGTTTCTGAGAATGGCGAAGACACGTTCGTGACGTGTGACGAGAGCGGTTACGCAGCCAACGTAGAGGCAGTTGAGGTGCCTCGCGCCGCTGCAGTTGCTGCTGATGTTGTGGCTGCCACCGGGCCCGCACGGCAGATTGACACTCCGGATGCCTCAACTATTGAGTCTCTCGTTGATGTTTTGGATGAGGTTGTTCCTGAGCATCATGGGCGT
This region of Dermatophilus congolensis genomic DNA includes:
- a CDS encoding GNAT family N-acetyltransferase — its product is MSANIVPSAGSIEGAIAFGGRLRRHQQRFSSIFGPADVVTALWSQIQAFWRPPIEERLHQRLMAIGPEKALTVAADKHVRVAHPDELDIIVPAAEAMFIEEIGYAPYNDYAGSLSYRSANLALIRRGHTLAAVEDGQVIFKAEFGSVGLGACQLQGVWVTPTRRGQGVAVPALAACVEYARAHVAPVVTLYVNDYNEPAVAAYRRVGFEEVGEFATVLL